In a single window of the Zonotrichia albicollis isolate bZonAlb1 chromosome 23, bZonAlb1.hap1, whole genome shotgun sequence genome:
- the LOC141731465 gene encoding uncharacterized protein LOC141731465 → MVAGPGPGLLALALALWPAGLWARPRLQEAGGGQRAPGDSVTLSCRGSGFTFEDYYIFWFRQAPGGSPEWVSFISSPKGTIEDYGAAVKDRAKMSRDNSRSEAYLSLRPLQAQDSARYFCAVPRGQEMHMSFNTNIPARGCLRCREGLWAQPRLQEAGGGQRAPGDSVTLSCRGSGFTFEDRSIWWYRQFSAGTLEWVSYISRPKGTTKEYGAAVMGRSEMSRDNSRSEVYLSLRSVQARDAARYFCAVPRRQEMQMSFNKILPARGCLTFCAGCSPMVPAWLLPKSCCPSESTLSSLGSPQAPLPQCHDQTFCEHLQAQRLQQVPVQPVPVFGHPCTVKKHLSLMFSESLL, encoded by the exons ATGgtggccgggccggggccggggctgctggCCTTGGCCTTGGCCTTGTGGCCGGCAG ggctctgggcacggccaaggctgcaggaggccGGCGGAGGGCAGCGAGCGCCCGGGGACTCCGTCACCCTCTCCTGCCGCGGGTCCGGATTCACCTTCGAGGATTATTATATTTTCTGGTTCCGTCAGGCACCCGGAGGCAGCCCGGAGTGGGTGTCCTTTATCAGCTCCCCCAAGGGCACTATAGAGGACTACGGGGCAGCGGTGAAGGATCGGGCCAAGATGTCCCGGGACAATTCCCGATCCGAGGCTTATCTCTCTTTACGGCCCCTGCAAGCTCAGGACTCTGCCCGGTATTTCTGTGCCGTCCCACGGGGACAGGAAATGCACATGAGCTTTAACACAAACATCCCGGCCAGAGGCTGCCTTAGATGTCGGGAAG ggctctgggcacagccgaGGCTGCAGGAGGCCGGCGGAGGGCAGCGAGCGCCCGGGGACTCCGTCACCCTCTCCTGCCGCGGATCCGGATTCACCTTCGAGGATCGTTCTATTTGGTGGTACCGTCAGTTCTCCGCGGGCACCCTGGAGTGGGTGTCCTATATCAGCCGCCCCAAGGGTACTACAAAGGAGTACGGGGCAGCAGTGATGGGCCGCTCCGAGATGTCCCGGGACAATTCCCGATCCGAGGTTTATCTCTCTTTGCGGTCCGTGCAAGCTCGGGACGCTGCCCGGTATTTCTGCGCCGTCCCACGAAGACAGGAAATGCAGATGAGCTTTAACAAAATCCTCCCAGCCAGAGGCTGTCTTACATTTTGTGCAG GCTGCAGTCCAATGGTTCCAGCCTGGCTCCTTCCCAAGAGCTGCTGTCCTTCAGAATCAACCCTGTCCAGCCTCGGTTCTCCACAGGCTCCACTTCCCCAGTGTCATGATCAAACATTTTGTGAACATCTCCAAGCACAGAGACTCCAGCAGGTGCCTGTGCAGCCCGTGCCAGTGTTTGGGCACCCTTGCACTGTGAAAAAGCATTTATCTCTGATGTTCAGTGAGAGCCTCTTGTGA